TGCGCACAAGAAATCGCTAATTGCTGCTTCAGATTTTGCAAACTGATGGCATTTTTTTCTGATCCACTTAGCTCCACAAAATTAAGTTCTTTTCCCGAGTCAGCAGCATTGTGGGGAACTAGCTCATACAACCCATCAATCAGTTCACACAGTTCAACTTTTGGGAGCGACTCCTGGTTCAGATAATGACAATCTTTTTTCTGCAGCCACTTCAGCTGATTTTCTAGATAGAGTAGCAGGGTAGGATAATCCACAGAAAAAGCTTTGTGGGTGAGAATTTAGTTAAGACGTAAGCAGTCAAACAAAATTTTGATTTTGATCCAAAACCAAAATTTATCAAAAATCTATGATGACATGTCCATGTTGCTTTGCAAGAAATGAATCTAAAGAATGTAACGACTAAGGTCTTGATTTTTCAGTAAACTTGAAACTCTACCTTGTATATATTCGGGGGTGATTTTAATGGTTTGACCACTAAGCTTAGGGGCTTCAAAGCTAACTTCTTCAAGCAATTGCTCCATAACCGTGTGAAGTCTTCTGGCACCAATATTTTCAGATTCTGCATTGATCACGAAGGCAATCCGTGCGATTTCGCGAATTGAATCGTCCGAAAATTCGAGCTCGACCTCTTCGGTTTGCATTAGCATTGTGTATTGCTTGATCAAAGCGTTCCGAGGTTCTGTGAGTATTTTTACAAAATCTTTTTCGCTGAGTGCCTTGAGTTCCACACGAATGGGGAATCTACCTTGTAGTTCGGGAATCAAGTCTGATGGTTTTGCCAGATGAAAAGCGCCAGCGGCAATGAACAGAATGTGTTCAGTACGAACAGGACCATATTTCGTATTGATGGTGGAACCTTCAACGATAGGCAAAAGATCTCTTTGAACCCCCTCACGGGAGACATCAGGACCTTGAGTAGCCCCTCTTCTACTTGCGACTTTGTCAATTTCATCAAGAAAAACAATGCCAGTTTGTTCCACCCTCGTAACCGCCTCTCTTGAAACCTCATCCATATCAATCAATTTACTAACTTCTTCTTGCTGAAGAATAGTTTTGGCCTCAGAAATTTTGGTTTTTCTACGTTTCTTTCGCTTGGGCATGAAATTCGAGAGCATATCCCGGATATTCATGTCCATATTGTCATTCATCGAAACGGGCATGAACTCAAGCATAGGAGTGTTACCCCGCTCCGCAACTTCTAGATCAATCTGTTTATCATCCAGCAAACCATCACGAAGTTTTTGACGAAATTTCTCTCTTGTTCCCTGATTTTCTGGTACGCCTTGCTCGTCCTTTTGGGGATTCGGTAATAAAAGATCCAGCAAGCGATCCTCAGTAAGCAGCGCTGCCTCTTCGGTTTTCCGATGCATGTGTTCTTGCTTCACCATCCCAATTGCAGCCTCTGTTAGATCTCTAATCATCGATTCTACATCTCTACCTACATAGCCAACTTCAGTAAATTTTGAGGCTTCTACTTTAAGGAAAGGAGCATTGACGAGCTTAGCAATCCGTCTGGCTATCTCAGTCTTACCAACACCAGTTGCACCAATCATGATTATATTTTTTGGTAGAATTTCGTCCTTAATATCTTCAGGAAGCTGCATCCTACGCCATCGGTTTCTAAGGGCTACCGCAACAGCTTTTTTAGCATCAGATTGACCGATGATGTATGAATCAAGGGCTTCAACGATTTCGTGTGGTGTCTGATTGTGTTCTGGTAGTTGAATTTCCATGAAAACTATTGGAGGTTGGTGATTAGATCTCAATTTCTTCGAATTGTATTTGGCTATTGGTATAGATGCAAATATCAGCAGCGATCTGCATAGATTTCTCTGTGATTTCCCTTGCCCCCATTTCTGTATCGATGAGTGCCCTTGCTGCAGATAGTGCGTACATTCCCCCTGAGCCAATTCCAATCAAGCCATCGTCAGGCTCGATCACATCTCCATTTCCCGAAATAATCAGAGATGCTTCTTCACTACACACCGCTAGCAAGGCCTCTAAACTTCTCAGCATTTTGTTCGTGCGCCACTCCTTTGCCAATTCGACGGCAGATCTTATGAGGCGCCCATTGTATTGCTCCAGCTTCTCATCAAATTTTTCAAAAAGTGTAAAAGCGTCAGCGGTAGAGCCAGCAAATCCTGCGATGACTTTGCCATCAAAGGTTCTACGGATTTTTCTGGCTGATGCCTTGGTAACAGTATTTCCCATTGAAACCTGGCCATCACCAGCCATCACGACACGATTGTTTTTCCTAACAGAAAGTATTGTAGTCATAAATCAATATAAAAAAATTACCAAAAAGCGGCCTAATTTGATTCGAAGTAAAACTCACGAAAGTATTGCCAGCCTGTCCAAAGAGTCACACCTGTAGAAAACCAAAGTAAGATGATACCAATCTCATGGCAGGGAAGCCACAATGTTGGATAGTGAATCATCAAGAATCCAACTGCGAACATCTGGGAAAAAGTTTTCAATTTTCCCCCAGAGTTCGCTGAGATGACCCTACCCTCAGCTGCTGCAACAGACCTCAGACCTGTAATAGCAAGCTCTCTCATTAAGATCAAAGTGACAAGAGCACCTGGTGCCCGATCCACTTCGACAAGAGCAATCATGAGTGAAGCCAACAAAATTTTATCAGCTACCGGATCTAGGAGTTTCCCCAATCGACTGGTATTGTTTTGATATCGAGCAAGTACTCCGTCCCAATAGTCTGTCAGGCAAGCTAAGACATAGAGAACCCAGGTTGCTAGTAGGATCCAATGATCTTCACGGTAACCATAGATCAATCCATACACTATTGGGACGACAAAAATTCTGAGGAGAGTCAGTTGATTTGGAGTCACCCAACGAGAGAAGAACGATAATAATTTGGATGACATCCTGCTTGCTGTCTATGTTGAAATTAGGTTATATTTGAAAGTTAATCTTAAAATTTATTCTATTCGATCAGTCATGTCTATCATCAATTCAGGCTAGACTTTCTCGGTTAAGTTTTTTGTAGATCATTTTGAAAGCTTAGGAAGCAGCGTGGAAGTTGGAGTTTTAGGTTGGAGTTATAAGAAAACTTCAGTTGAGTTGAGGGACAAAATTGCCCTTTCAGTTGTTGAGCAAGCCGAACTTGCTGATCGACTAAAAAACTCGTTGCCAATCGAAGAATTAACGATCCTATCAACCTGCAATCGTACAGAATTTTATTTTTCTGCGAGAGAAATCAAACCGATTTCCAGCGAACTATTAGAATTTTTGGTAAAACGTTGGGACTTAGAAGAATTAAAAAAACAAGCCTACCAAATACAAGATGTTGAGACGGCTCGGCATCTATTCAGGGTAGCATCAAGCTTAGATTCGATGGTCTTGGGTGAACCTCAAATTTTAGGTCAACTCAAAGAAGCATTCCAAAGATTTCAGGATCTAGGGTGGGTCGGTGGAAGATTCAATTACCTCTTTCCTATTGCCTTTCACACTGCAAAAAGAGTTAGAACAGAAACTGGGATTTCAAATTATGCTGTTTCAATAAGTTTTGCTGCTGTAGAACTTGCCAAAAGAATTTTTAGCGATTTGAGTCAGCAGCGAGTTCTTATAATTGGTGCAGGGGAAATGGCAGAATTGGCACTTCAGAATCTGAAGAGTCACGGTGTTGCAGATGTGATGGTGACGAACCGTACCTACACAAATGCTGAAAATTTGGCTGAGAAATTCGCAGGAACAGCCATTCCATTTGAACAGCTTGAGAATCGGCTGTGTGAAGCCGACATCATTATTTCTTCTACTGGGGCAAGGCACTTTGTATTAACTCAGTCGATGGTTCGGAAATGCCTAAAAAACCGAAGAGGAAGAGCCATGTTTTTCATCGACATTGCGGTACCAAGAGATATTGAACCAGAAATAAATGATCTGCCTGGAGCGTACTGTTACGATATTGATGACTTACAGAATGTTGTTCAAAAGAACCAAGAAGAAAGGATAAGACAAGCAGAACAAGCGGATAAAATTTTAGAAGATGAGATTGCTAGGGTCCAAGATTGGTTTTTGACTAGAACTGCTGTCCCCACGATTCGTAAAATCCGCAATGAATTTGAACATATTAGCCAGACAGAATTAGAAAAAACTCTCCTCCAATTATCACATCTGAGCGATAAAGACATAGACTTGGTAACCAGTCTCGTTCATAGAATTACGCAAAAAATTCTACACAAGCCCACAATGAATATGAAAG
The sequence above is drawn from the SAR324 cluster bacterium genome and encodes:
- the hslU gene encoding ATP-dependent protease ATPase subunit HslU; the protein is MEIQLPEHNQTPHEIVEALDSYIIGQSDAKKAVAVALRNRWRRMQLPEDIKDEILPKNIIMIGATGVGKTEIARRIAKLVNAPFLKVEASKFTEVGYVGRDVESMIRDLTEAAIGMVKQEHMHRKTEEAALLTEDRLLDLLLPNPQKDEQGVPENQGTREKFRQKLRDGLLDDKQIDLEVAERGNTPMLEFMPVSMNDNMDMNIRDMLSNFMPKRKKRRKTKISEAKTILQQEEVSKLIDMDEVSREAVTRVEQTGIVFLDEIDKVASRRGATQGPDVSREGVQRDLLPIVEGSTINTKYGPVRTEHILFIAAGAFHLAKPSDLIPELQGRFPIRVELKALSEKDFVKILTEPRNALIKQYTMLMQTEEVELEFSDDSIREIARIAFVINAESENIGARRLHTVMEQLLEEVSFEAPKLSGQTIKITPEYIQGRVSSLLKNQDLSRYIL
- the pgsA gene encoding CDP-diacylglycerol--glycerol-3-phosphate 3-phosphatidyltransferase, whose protein sequence is MSSKLLSFFSRWVTPNQLTLLRIFVVPIVYGLIYGYREDHWILLATWVLYVLACLTDYWDGVLARYQNNTSRLGKLLDPVADKILLASLMIALVEVDRAPGALVTLILMRELAITGLRSVAAAEGRVISANSGGKLKTFSQMFAVGFLMIHYPTLWLPCHEIGIILLWFSTGVTLWTGWQYFREFYFESN
- the hslV gene encoding ATP-dependent protease subunit HslV, whose amino-acid sequence is MTTILSVRKNNRVVMAGDGQVSMGNTVTKASARKIRRTFDGKVIAGFAGSTADAFTLFEKFDEKLEQYNGRLIRSAVELAKEWRTNKMLRSLEALLAVCSEEASLIISGNGDVIEPDDGLIGIGSGGMYALSAARALIDTEMGAREITEKSMQIAADICIYTNSQIQFEEIEI
- the hemA gene encoding glutamyl-tRNA reductase yields the protein MEVGVLGWSYKKTSVELRDKIALSVVEQAELADRLKNSLPIEELTILSTCNRTEFYFSAREIKPISSELLEFLVKRWDLEELKKQAYQIQDVETARHLFRVASSLDSMVLGEPQILGQLKEAFQRFQDLGWVGGRFNYLFPIAFHTAKRVRTETGISNYAVSISFAAVELAKRIFSDLSQQRVLIIGAGEMAELALQNLKSHGVADVMVTNRTYTNAENLAEKFAGTAIPFEQLENRLCEADIIISSTGARHFVLTQSMVRKCLKNRRGRAMFFIDIAVPRDIEPEINDLPGAYCYDIDDLQNVVQKNQEERIRQAEQADKILEDEIARVQDWFLTRTAVPTIRKIRNEFEHISQTELEKTLLQLSHLSDKDIDLVTSLVHRITQKILHKPTMNMKALSKEEDRSLQLQVLLDVFSEKEANKKLLDEKKPNLKLVRGSKS